From Anomalospiza imberbis isolate Cuckoo-Finch-1a 21T00152 chromosome 6, ASM3175350v1, whole genome shotgun sequence, one genomic window encodes:
- the FJX1 gene encoding four-jointed box protein 1, whose amino-acid sequence MKRARRAAPGPLPVLGLLLLGALPGLWTVLLRREAAALPEPRPPAGQSPGRWGWGRSPAARGESGGGGQKTFRTLLAVPAAATDREERDGEERRAVTDSQPPADAASPVERGIFWSRELEEQVPPGFAAEEAAAWLSAARAARVASLERGGCGRSSNRLARLSDGSRACVRYGINPEQIQGEALSYHLAGVLGMQERLPPMALALVEARGRQWEPVREELRSSHWAEGAVVSLTRWVDNLTAVVAPAPWGAEAGAGRRLQPLSAGELDGLSPSQLVELVQWSDLILFDYLTANFDRLVSNLFSLQWDPRVMRRATSNLLRAPDGGLVFMDNEAGLVHGYRLLAMWDPYNEPLLRSVCVFREGTARRVAELHRRRSAAAELRRRYRAREPLWARLGFLSERQAELLQARVDFVHRHIAHCRAQAAVL is encoded by the coding sequence ATGAAGCGGGCGAGgcgggccgcgccgggccccctgcccgtgctggggctgctgttgctgggcgCCCTGCCGGGGCTCTGGACGGTGCTGCtgcggcgggaggcggcggcgctgccggagccgcgcccgcccgccggACAGTCCCCGGGgcgatggggctgggggcgctccccggcggcgcggggcgagtccggcggcggcgggcagaAAACTTTTCGGACGCTGCTGGCGGTGCCGGCGGCGGCGACGGACCGGGAGGAGCGGGACGGTGAGGAGCGACGCGCTGTGACCGACTCGCAGCCGCCGGCCGACGCCGCCTCTCCGGTGGAGCGGGGCATCTTCTGGAGCCgtgagctggaggagcaggtgcCGCCGGGCTTCGCggcggaggaggcggcggcgtGGCTGTCGGCCGCCCGCGCAGCCCGCGTGGCCTCGCTGGAGCGGGGCGGCTGCGGGCGCAGCTCCAACCGGCTGGCGCGGCTGTCGGACGGGAGCCGCGCCTGCGTCCGCTACGGCATCAACCCGGAGCAGATCCAGGGCGAGGCGCTCTCGTATCACCTGGCCGGGGTGCTGGGCATGCAGGAGCGGCTGCCGCCCATGGCCCTCGCCCTGGTGGAAGCCCGCgggcggcagtgggagccggTGCGCGAGGAGCTGCGCAGCTCGCACTGGGCCGAGGGCGCCGTGGTCAGCCTGACCCGCTGGGTGGACAATCTCACCGCCGTGGTGGCTCCCGCGCCCTGGGGCGCCGAGGCGGGCGCCGGCCGGCGGCTGCAGCCGCTGTCGGCGGGGGAGTTGGACGGGCTGTCGCCGTCGCAGCTGGTGGAGCTGGTGCAGTGGAGCGATCTGATCCTCTTCGACTACCTGACGGCCAACTTCGACCGCCTGGTCAGCAACCTCTTCAGCCTGCAGTGGGACCCGCGGGTGATGCGCCGCGCCACCAGCAACCTGCTCCGCGCCCCCGACGGCGGGCTCGTCTTCATGGACAACGAGGCGGGGCTGGTGCACGGCTACCGCCTCCTCGCCATGTGGGACCCCTACAACGAGCCGCTGCTCCGCTCCGTGTGCGTGTTCCGCGAGGGCACGGCCCGCCGGGTGGCCGAGCTGCACCGCCGCCGCAGCGCTGCCGCCGAGCTGCGCCGCCGGTACCGGGCGCGGGAGCCGCTCTGGGCGCGCCTCGGCTTCCTCTCCGAGCGCCAGGCCGAGCTCCTGCAGGCCCGCGTCGATTTCGTGCACCGCCACATCGCCCACTGCCGCGCCCAGGCCGCCGTGCTCTGA